A single window of Mycolicibacterium madagascariense DNA harbors:
- a CDS encoding RNA polymerase sigma factor SigF, giving the protein MTTPSSRGSASPRSNSEYADVVDMFRALQSLEEGSVKFTRQRDRIVERCLPLADHIARRFDGRGEPRDDLVQVARVGLVNAVIRFDVDAGSDFVSFAVPTIMGEVRRHFRDNSWSVKVPRRLKELHLRLGAATAELSQKLGRAPTPSELAAELEMDRDEIVEGLVAGSSYNTLSIDGAGGGTEEAPAIADTLGDVDLSLDQIENRESLRPLLASLPERERQVLLLRFFESMTQTQIAERVGISQMHVSRLLAKSLARLRDQLDE; this is encoded by the coding sequence GTGACGACGCCGTCCTCTCGGGGTTCGGCGTCGCCGCGATCGAACTCTGAATACGCGGACGTGGTCGACATGTTCCGCGCGCTCCAGAGCCTCGAAGAGGGCTCCGTGAAGTTCACCCGCCAGCGCGACAGGATCGTCGAACGCTGCCTGCCGCTCGCCGACCACATCGCCCGCCGCTTCGACGGCCGCGGCGAGCCGCGCGACGACCTCGTCCAGGTGGCCAGGGTCGGTCTGGTCAACGCCGTCATCCGCTTCGACGTCGACGCCGGGTCGGACTTCGTGTCCTTCGCGGTGCCGACCATCATGGGCGAGGTCCGCCGCCACTTCCGGGACAACAGCTGGTCGGTCAAGGTGCCGCGGCGGCTCAAGGAGCTGCACCTGCGCCTCGGTGCGGCGACGGCCGAGCTGTCCCAGAAGTTGGGGCGCGCGCCCACGCCGTCCGAACTCGCGGCCGAACTGGAAATGGATCGCGACGAGATCGTCGAGGGGCTCGTCGCGGGCAGCTCGTACAACACGCTGTCGATCGACGGCGCGGGCGGCGGCACCGAGGAGGCACCGGCGATCGCCGACACCCTCGGCGACGTCGACCTCAGCCTCGACCAGATCGAGAACCGAGAGTCGTTGCGGCCCTTGCTCGCCAGCCTCCCCGAGCGCGAGCGCCAGGTGCTGCTGCTGCGATTCTTCGAGTCGATGACGCAGACCCAGATCGCCGAGCGGGTCGGCATCTCGCAGATGCACGTATCGCGGCTGCTGGCGAAATCGCTTGCCCGCCTTCGTGATCAGCTCGACGAATAG
- a CDS encoding solute carrier family 23 protein, with the protein MSAPVLKVTKKRVHPVDEVLPVPKLGLYGFQHVVAFYAGAVLVPIIIAGAIKLPQEDLVKLITADLFTCGIASIIQAVGFWKVGVRLPLLQGVTFAGVSPIIAIGLAHGGGAASLLYVYGAVIVAGVFTFLIAPVFVKLLRYFPPVVTGTLITIIGLCLVPVGAGDAVTNPHTGEHDPSNIRWLLYALGTIAVIVAIQRIFRGFMATIAVLLGLIVGCAVAFALGDMNFDKVGAAAPIGFTQPFLFGMPKFDVVACVTMIIILLITAVESTGSTMATGEIVGKRIKSSDIGNVLRADGLATVIGGVFNSFPYTAFSENVGLVRLTGVKSRWVVAAAGVIMIVLGFLPKVAAIVSSIPNPVLGGASLTLFATVAAVGIQTLGKVDFTDHRNLIIVTTSLALALWVTAYPDVAKSMPKGIDLLFGSGISIGGIAAILLNVVFFHLGISKGPRVAGGGTISLDEVNAMTRERFTEVFGHVVQDVPWAVERAFEQRPYADTKALRDAFQDAVLTGSSEQQLQLINAFHDLGAEDETGHALAVDHVALSNLAEEDHNDVVELASAYREHFGFPLVICARETEHFDRVLKNGWSRMDNSTPAEKAFALIEIAKIANYRFDDLVANANPIAAARFGRLNELA; encoded by the coding sequence ATGTCGGCCCCGGTACTCAAGGTCACCAAGAAGCGCGTCCACCCGGTCGACGAGGTGCTCCCGGTTCCCAAGCTGGGCCTCTACGGGTTTCAGCACGTCGTGGCGTTCTACGCCGGTGCGGTCCTGGTGCCGATCATCATTGCGGGCGCGATCAAGCTGCCGCAGGAGGACCTGGTCAAGCTGATCACGGCGGACCTCTTCACGTGCGGCATCGCGTCGATCATCCAGGCCGTCGGCTTCTGGAAGGTGGGCGTGCGGCTGCCGCTGCTGCAGGGCGTGACGTTCGCGGGCGTCTCGCCGATCATCGCGATCGGGCTGGCCCACGGCGGCGGCGCGGCGAGCCTGCTCTACGTCTATGGGGCGGTGATCGTCGCGGGGGTGTTCACGTTCCTCATCGCGCCGGTGTTCGTCAAGCTGCTGCGCTACTTCCCGCCGGTCGTCACGGGCACGCTGATCACGATCATCGGGCTGTGCCTGGTCCCCGTCGGCGCGGGCGACGCCGTCACCAATCCCCATACCGGAGAACATGATCCGTCGAACATCCGCTGGCTGCTCTACGCGCTGGGGACCATCGCGGTGATCGTGGCGATCCAGCGCATCTTCCGCGGCTTCATGGCCACCATCGCGGTCCTGCTCGGTCTCATCGTCGGCTGCGCGGTGGCCTTCGCCCTCGGCGACATGAACTTCGACAAGGTGGGTGCGGCCGCGCCGATCGGCTTCACCCAGCCGTTCCTGTTCGGGATGCCGAAGTTCGACGTCGTCGCCTGCGTCACGATGATCATCATCCTGCTGATCACCGCGGTCGAGTCCACGGGCAGCACCATGGCGACCGGCGAGATCGTCGGCAAGCGCATCAAGTCCTCCGACATCGGCAACGTGCTGCGCGCCGACGGGCTGGCGACCGTCATCGGCGGGGTCTTCAACTCCTTTCCCTACACCGCGTTCTCCGAGAACGTCGGGCTGGTCCGGCTGACCGGGGTCAAGAGCCGCTGGGTGGTCGCCGCGGCCGGCGTCATCATGATCGTCCTCGGCTTCCTGCCCAAGGTGGCCGCCATCGTGTCGTCGATCCCCAATCCGGTGCTCGGCGGGGCGTCGCTGACGTTGTTCGCGACGGTGGCCGCGGTGGGCATTCAGACGCTGGGCAAGGTGGACTTCACTGATCACCGCAACCTGATCATCGTCACCACCAGCCTGGCGTTGGCGCTGTGGGTGACGGCCTACCCCGACGTCGCCAAGTCCATGCCGAAGGGCATCGACCTGCTGTTCGGCAGCGGCATCAGCATCGGTGGCATCGCCGCCATCCTGCTCAACGTGGTGTTCTTCCATCTCGGCATCAGCAAGGGCCCGCGGGTGGCCGGCGGCGGCACCATCAGCCTCGACGAAGTGAACGCGATGACCAGGGAGCGCTTCACCGAGGTGTTCGGGCACGTCGTGCAGGACGTGCCGTGGGCCGTCGAGCGGGCCTTCGAACAGCGCCCCTACGCCGACACCAAGGCGCTGCGCGACGCGTTCCAGGACGCCGTGCTGACCGGATCGTCCGAGCAGCAGCTCCAGCTCATCAACGCGTTCCACGACCTCGGCGCCGAAGACGAGACGGGGCACGCGCTCGCCGTGGACCACGTCGCGCTGAGCAACCTCGCCGAGGAGGACCACAACGACGTCGTCGAGTTGGCGTCCGCCTATCGCGAGCACTTCGGGTTCCCGTTGGTGATCTGTGCCCGCGAGACCGAGCACTTCGACCGGGTGCTCAAGAACGGCTGGTCGCGGATGGACAATTCGACGCCGGCGGAGAAGGCGTTCGCCCTCATCGAGATCGCGAAGATCGCCAACTACCGCTTCGACGACCTGGTGGCCAACGCCAACCCGATCGCCGCGGCGCGGTTCGGCCGGCTCAACGAATTGGCCTGA
- the uraD gene encoding 2-oxo-4-hydroxy-4-carboxy-5-ureidoimidazoline decarboxylase, protein MPTQGALGLAGFTRLTDRQRMNLLFGVCSSTIWARRVLAGGPFRDVDALLDRADRVLAELPDAEIDAALDGHPRIGAKVDNASSAREQAAVATADDAVKAELAAKNREYDEKFGYVYLVCASGRSAQELLDILTDRLHNDPETERRVMRSELAKINRLRLERLLSEPASC, encoded by the coding sequence ATGCCCACTCAGGGAGCGCTGGGCCTCGCGGGCTTCACCCGGCTGACCGACCGACAGCGGATGAACCTGCTCTTCGGGGTCTGCTCGTCGACCATCTGGGCCCGCCGCGTCCTCGCCGGGGGCCCGTTCCGCGACGTCGACGCGCTGCTGGACCGCGCCGACCGGGTGCTCGCCGAGTTGCCCGACGCCGAGATCGACGCGGCGCTCGACGGGCATCCCCGCATCGGCGCCAAGGTCGACAACGCCTCCTCGGCGCGCGAGCAGGCCGCCGTGGCCACCGCGGACGACGCCGTCAAGGCCGAGCTGGCCGCCAAGAACCGCGAGTACGACGAGAAGTTCGGCTACGTCTACCTGGTGTGCGCCAGCGGCCGGTCGGCGCAGGAGCTGCTCGACATCCTCACCGACCGCCTGCACAACGACCCCGAGACCGAACGGCGCGTGATGCGCAGCGAGCTGGCCAAGATCAACCGGCTGCGGCTGGAACGGCTGCTGAGCGAGCCCGCCTCGTGCTGA
- the pucL gene encoding factor-independent urate hydroxylase: MSEIILGTNQYGKAENRIVRIYRDTPRHEIHDVNVSTCLRGDFSAAYLAGDQSEVLPTDTQKQTAYAYAKEKGLTSIEDYGLALARHFVHDVAPVQGARIEIDEYAWQRAVVDGAEHDHTWIRTGQEVRTAAITVDAEGEWVVGGLKDMTILKSTGSEFADFLTDPYTILEPTHDRVMATSLTAQWRYASTDLDWEATYEGVKTQLVKQFAVVQSLALQQTLFEMGKAVLETYPTIAEVRLAAPNKHHFVYDLSPFGVENHREVFNADDRPYGFIQATVTRDDAPPPGPAWDSYQGWLV, from the coding sequence GTGTCCGAGATCATCCTGGGAACCAACCAGTACGGCAAGGCCGAGAATCGCATCGTCAGGATCTACCGCGACACCCCGCGGCACGAGATCCACGACGTCAACGTAAGTACCTGTCTGCGAGGCGATTTCAGCGCGGCATACCTCGCCGGTGACCAGTCCGAGGTGTTGCCCACCGACACGCAGAAGCAGACCGCCTACGCCTACGCCAAGGAGAAGGGCCTGACGTCGATCGAGGACTACGGCCTCGCCCTGGCCCGGCACTTCGTGCACGACGTCGCACCGGTGCAGGGTGCGCGCATCGAGATCGACGAGTACGCCTGGCAGCGCGCGGTCGTCGACGGCGCCGAACACGACCACACCTGGATCCGCACCGGCCAGGAGGTCCGCACCGCCGCGATCACCGTCGACGCCGAGGGCGAATGGGTCGTCGGCGGCCTCAAGGACATGACGATCCTGAAGTCGACGGGATCGGAGTTCGCCGACTTCCTCACCGATCCCTACACGATCCTGGAGCCGACCCACGACAGGGTGATGGCCACCTCGCTGACGGCGCAGTGGCGGTATGCCAGCACCGATCTCGACTGGGAGGCGACCTACGAGGGCGTCAAGACCCAACTGGTCAAGCAGTTCGCCGTGGTGCAGTCACTGGCCCTGCAGCAGACGCTGTTCGAGATGGGCAAGGCGGTGCTCGAGACGTACCCCACGATCGCCGAGGTGCGCCTGGCCGCCCCCAACAAGCACCACTTCGTCTATGACCTGTCCCCGTTCGGCGTCGAGAACCACCGCGAGGTGTTCAACGCCGACGACCGGCCCTACGGCTTCATCCAGGCGACCGTGACCAGGGACGACGCCCCGCCGCCCGGCCCGGCCTGGGACTCCTACCAGGGCTGGTTGGTCTAG
- the uraH gene encoding hydroxyisourate hydrolase, which yields MSLSTHVLDAMSGRPAAGVEVGLTDVSGATLTTATTNGDGRVGSLGDDLPAGFYRLRFDTGSYFARLDVPTFYPEVIIAFEITDPTSHYHVPVLLSPYAFSTYRGS from the coding sequence ATGAGCCTCTCCACCCATGTCCTCGACGCGATGTCCGGCCGCCCCGCCGCGGGGGTCGAGGTCGGCCTGACCGACGTCTCCGGCGCGACCCTCACCACGGCGACCACCAACGGGGACGGGCGCGTCGGAAGCCTCGGCGACGATCTGCCCGCGGGGTTCTACCGGTTGCGGTTCGACACCGGGAGCTACTTCGCCAGACTCGACGTGCCGACGTTCTACCCCGAGGTGATCATCGCCTTCGAAATCACCGATCCGACAAGCCATTACCACGTTCCGGTGCTGCTGTCGCCGTACGCGTTTTCCACCTACCGAGGGAGTTGA